From the genome of Cedecea lapagei, one region includes:
- a CDS encoding septation protein A: MKQFLDFLPLIVFFAFYKMYDIFVGTWALIIATALALVYSWVKYRKLEKTTLVTFVMVAVFGGLTIYFHNAEFIKWKVSLIYGLFAAALLVMQFGMNKLLIQSMLGKEITLPTEVWTRLNIAWALFFIACGLLNIYVAFWLPESIWINFKVFGLTALTLVFTLLSGVYIYRHMPKEEQ, encoded by the coding sequence ATGAAGCAGTTTCTCGACTTCCTGCCCCTGATTGTCTTCTTTGCCTTCTACAAGATGTACGACATTTTTGTCGGCACCTGGGCGCTGATCATCGCCACCGCCCTCGCGCTGGTTTACAGCTGGGTTAAGTATCGCAAGCTGGAAAAAACCACGCTGGTGACCTTTGTGATGGTTGCCGTCTTTGGCGGGCTGACTATTTATTTCCACAACGCCGAATTCATTAAGTGGAAAGTGTCGCTGATTTACGGCCTGTTCGCCGCCGCTCTGCTGGTGATGCAGTTCGGTATGAACAAGCTGCTGATTCAAAGCATGTTGGGTAAAGAAATCACCTTGCCGACCGAAGTGTGGACTCGCCTGAATATCGCCTGGGCGCTGTTCTTCATCGCCTGTGGTTTATTGAATATTTACGTGGCGTTCTGGCTACCGGAAAGCATCTGGATTAACTTTAAAGTCTTCGGGCTGACCGCCCTCACGCTGGTCTTCACCCTGCTGAGCGGCGTCTATATCTACCGTCATATGCCAAAGGAAGAGCAGTAA
- the yciA gene encoding acyl-CoA thioester hydrolase YciA, with protein sequence MPNELPQGELVLRTLAMPADTNANGDIFGGWLMSQMDMGGAIQAKEIAHGRVVTVRVDGMTFLKPVAVGDVVCCYARCVKRGTTSITINVEVWVKKVSSEPIGQRYKATEAIFIYVAVDKEGKPRAIPQID encoded by the coding sequence ATGCCGAACGAATTACCGCAAGGTGAATTAGTGCTGCGCACCCTGGCTATGCCAGCGGACACCAACGCCAACGGCGATATTTTTGGCGGCTGGCTGATGTCACAGATGGATATGGGCGGCGCCATTCAGGCCAAAGAAATCGCTCATGGCCGCGTGGTGACCGTGCGCGTGGACGGCATGACGTTCCTGAAGCCGGTGGCGGTGGGCGATGTGGTGTGCTGCTACGCCCGCTGCGTCAAGCGCGGGACAACGTCCATCACCATCAATGTGGAAGTCTGGGTGAAAAAGGTTTCTTCCGAGCCTATCGGCCAGCGCTACAAAGCCACCGAGGCGATATTTATCTATGTCGCCGTGGATAAAGAAGGCAAGCCTCGTGCGATACCTCAGATAGATTAG
- a CDS encoding SymE family type I addiction module toxin yields the protein MPATPSPLTRTEFYDRVWYDYLPLQGAWISQAGFTPGMPIKIRVMPDCIVITAQNSRELWGCAEGLSDTHFNKKKMQQWIKDFPGALNDTGDIPVIRRVSPRYDCLKRGKD from the coding sequence TTGCCAGCAACCCCATCCCCGCTTACCCGCACCGAGTTTTACGACCGGGTGTGGTACGACTATCTGCCGCTTCAGGGCGCGTGGATTTCACAGGCAGGTTTTACGCCAGGTATGCCAATAAAAATCCGCGTGATGCCGGACTGCATTGTGATTACCGCCCAGAACAGCCGCGAACTTTGGGGCTGTGCCGAGGGATTAAGCGACACGCATTTCAACAAGAAGAAGATGCAGCAGTGGATCAAAGACTTTCCTGGGGCGTTGAATGATACCGGCGATATCCCGGTTATCAGACGAGTGTCGCCCCGCTATGACTGTCTGAAGCGGGGTAAGGACTGA
- a CDS encoding IS110 family RNA-guided transposase has product MQNDHKSSESVILGVDTHLDIHVGAVISQAGKLLGTHIIQTNQTGYLELLDWARSFGCLERAGIEGTGTYGAALTRYLIKNGIYVVEVNRPDRSKRRLEGKSDPLDAENAARSVLSGSSKAIPKMQSGACEALRIISVARRSAVKARTQAINQLRALLVSAPQDVRDKLWKSKPHECVTACINSEVSEYSPLRIALCNTLRSLAKRWMALTEELNELDESLDKLTRKYASHLRSQFGVGPQTAATLLAVAGDNPERLKNEAALASLCGVNPLPASSGKTVRHRLNRGGSREANNALWTIALVRMRSDPRTRIYVDRRTGEGLSTKEILRCLKRYIVRELYPLILSDLAYANRPLLT; this is encoded by the coding sequence ATGCAAAACGACCACAAATCTTCTGAAAGCGTGATCCTGGGGGTTGATACACACCTTGATATTCATGTCGGTGCTGTTATCAGTCAGGCAGGTAAACTGCTTGGCACTCACATTATTCAAACAAATCAAACTGGTTATCTGGAACTACTTGATTGGGCTCGTTCTTTTGGGTGTCTCGAACGAGCTGGCATTGAAGGAACCGGAACGTATGGTGCCGCATTAACACGTTATCTCATTAAGAATGGCATTTATGTGGTTGAAGTTAATCGGCCAGATCGCTCAAAACGTCGCCTTGAAGGGAAGTCAGATCCCCTGGATGCAGAAAATGCAGCCCGGTCAGTTCTTTCAGGGAGCAGCAAGGCCATACCCAAAATGCAGTCCGGCGCGTGTGAAGCTCTCCGGATTATCAGTGTTGCCCGACGCAGTGCAGTAAAAGCCCGCACGCAGGCGATTAATCAGCTTCGTGCGCTGCTGGTTAGTGCCCCGCAGGATGTCCGCGACAAACTCTGGAAATCGAAACCACACGAATGCGTTACCGCCTGCATTAACAGCGAGGTATCAGAGTATTCTCCATTGCGGATAGCCCTGTGCAACACTCTTCGAAGCCTTGCGAAACGATGGATGGCCCTGACTGAAGAGCTGAATGAACTGGACGAATCACTGGATAAACTGACCCGTAAATATGCCAGTCATCTTCGTAGCCAGTTTGGGGTAGGACCACAGACGGCTGCAACACTGCTGGCCGTTGCAGGTGATAACCCCGAACGTTTAAAAAATGAAGCGGCTCTGGCATCGCTCTGTGGCGTAAATCCGTTGCCAGCATCATCGGGAAAAACTGTCAGGCACAGATTAAACCGCGGCGGCTCACGCGAAGCTAATAACGCCCTGTGGACAATAGCCCTTGTGCGTATGCGTAGTGATCCGCGCACAAGAATCTATGTCGACAGAAGGACTGGTGAAGGGCTGTCGACCAAAGAGATCCTGAGATGCCTGAAGCGCTACATCGTCCGTGAACTCTATCCATTGATTTTATCAGATCTCGCCTATGCCAATCGCCCGCTCTTGACATAG